One region of Populus trichocarpa isolate Nisqually-1 chromosome 4, P.trichocarpa_v4.1, whole genome shotgun sequence genomic DNA includes:
- the LOC127905218 gene encoding uncharacterized protein LOC127905218: MPVEKKGFIGRKREGDVNNLEDGYKGKKVDSHNPQVPTSQFSRINFNQSFSPNRTNNQSNYQNHYQRPHTRYPSEQLPPLPMPLKDMYAKLLSIGHIAPIPILPLQPPFPIWYKPELTCEYHAGNPGHGIETCYAFKKRLLELIKIGWVSFEDKPNVNSNPLPKHASSSSGIGMIEVGNQCKVLKVSMEKMYYMLVRSGFLEANMEGHSEGGSYCEFHGRDGHYIEDCIEFCEKIAKMLKMGQLRIEPMENRGEVSMMEGQMEMTGVCRVQQTANGPPRLILVKSSYTKGNHNAMPYNYGYASNVQAPLPLFQTEISGLTRSGRCFTSEELRKEKGKEVVDLDKALEVNKPVTEEESNEFLKLIKHMGRIHATNYLYFTADELDAEGTGHNKPLYITVRCKDCLIGKVLIDNGSALNVLPKHMLEEMPIDESHIKPSTMMARAYDGSPRPIIGTLEVELYVGPQMFLVTLQAEETVSMIKNVAVPFIEANDCKDNNIHAFEIMNTDWVPENTVLRRPRISEAARMASLCFLNRGIPFQYNFIIRIPEGVNLARMKSAAQKFGLGYQPNQKDYRWAAGRRRARRMARIKGREPDEEKIEIPPLSVSFPKAAYIMQHDKEAESLDQELSNMSINTLGENKVEGDDMKTVARKGDEALPQLTVYTIEEVSAKTFVRKLAQDEKLVEQQEQTWKPAAEELETINVGSDQLKKELKIGTLITSEQRIKMITLLQEYSDVFAWSYEDMPGLDTNIVAHKIPLEEGCKPIKQKLRRAHPDVWIKVKAELEKQWDAGFLEVVRYPQWVSNIVVVPKKEGKIRVCVDFRNLNKASPKDDFPLPHIDVLVDNAARSSTYSFMDGFSGYNQIKMAPEDKTKTTFVTPWGTFCYKVMPFGLKNAGATYQRAMVTLFHDMMHKEIEVYVDDMIAKSKRGEDHVEVLRKLFERLRKYELRLNPVKCSFGVKSGKLLGFVVSDRGIEVDPDKVRAIQAMSSPKTEKEVRGFLGRINYIARFIAQLTTTCEPIFRLLRKKNPGTWNEECEEAFNKIKHYLQNPPLLVPPVSVKPLVLYLTVTEAAMGCVLGQHDETGRKERAIYYLSKKFTECESRYTEIERLCCALVWAAKRLRHYMLYYTTWLISKVDPLRYICNKPFLSSRIARWQVLLAEYDIVYMTRKAVKGSAIADHLADNAVEDYEPLDFDFPDEDILSIEKEEEKTDWWTMFFDGAVNVYGNGAGAVIISPDKKQYPVSVKLHFECTNNTAEYEACILGLEAALELKIKKLDVYGDSMLIICQVKGEWQTKEEKLRPYQEYLSTLAKEFEEIRFTHLGREGNHFADALATLAAMTTIDLKCKVQPVHIDIRNDPAHCCLVEGEMDGQPWYYDIKNLVQNHVYPVGASKTDKKTLRRLAVDFYLDGEILYKRSFDVTLLRCLNEEDARKALREVHEGICSTHASGHMIARKIQRAGYFWMTLEKDCIDYVRKCHKCQVYSDKVNMPPAPLFNLISPWPFAMWGIDVIGPVNPKASNGHRFILVAIDYFTKWVEANSYAHVTQKVVKTFIEKDLICRYGPPEKIVTDNAQNFNGKMIVELCTKWKIKHSNSSPYRPKMNGAVEAANKNIKKIIQKMVVTYRDWHEMLSFALHAYRTTVRTSTGTTPYSLVYGMEAVMPLEVEIPSLRVLMDSELEEAEWAKVRYEQLNLISEKRMAAICHHQLYQKRMAKAYDKKVRPRLFQEGDLVLKKILSLPGDDQSKWAPNYKGPYIVKKAFSGGALKLARMDGEDLARPVNSDSVKRYYA, from the exons ATGCCAGTGGAAAAGAAGGGctttattggaagaaagagagaaggcgatGTTAACAATCTGGAAGACGGGTATAAGGGCAAGAAAGTAGATTCCCACAATCCACAAGTACCTACCTCTCAATTCTCACGCATAAACTTTAACCAATCTTTTTCCCCTAATCGAACAAATAACCAATCAAACTACCAAAATCACTACCAAAGACCCCATACGAGATACCCTTCAGAACAACTACCACCgctacccatgcctttgaaggacatgtaCGCCAAACTTTTGAGCATTGGGCACATAGCTCCTATCCCTATACTACcattacaaccaccattcccaatttggtacaagcccgagttAACTTGTGAGTACCATGCGGGTAATCCTGGGCATGGGATTGAAACCTGTTACGCTTTCAAGAAAAGATTGCTGGAGCTTATTAAGATAGGATGGGTATCCTTTGAAGACaagcccaatgttaattcaaacccGTTGCCTAAACATGCCTCAAGTAGTAGTGGAATAGGCATGATAGAAGTTGGAAATCAATGCAAGGTGCTGAAGGTGTCTATGGAAAAGATGTACTACATGTTAGTACGATCAGGATTTCTAGAGGCAAATATGGAAGGCCATTCGGAGGGAGGTAGTTATTGTGAGTTCCATGGAAGAGATGGACACTATATTGAGGATTGCATCGAGTTTTgcgaaaagattgcaaaaatgttaaaaatggggcaattgagaattgaacccATGGAGAACAGGggtgaggtgagtatgatggaaggtCAGATGGAGATGACAGGAGTATGCAGGGTCCAACAAACAGCTAATGGTCCCCCAAGGCTAATCTTGGTTAAATCGTCCTACACAAAAGGGAATCACAATGCCAtgccttataattatggttatgccTCCAACGTTCAAGCTCCTCTTCCTTTGTTCCAGACTGAGATAAGTGGGCTGACCAGGAGTGGTCGTTGCTTTACTTCCGAGGAGTTGAGGAAGGAAAAGGGTAAAGAAGTGGTAGATCTTGACAaagcactagaagttaataagCCAGTAACAGAAGAGGAGTCGAATGAATTCCtgaagttgatcaagcata TGGGAAGGATCCATGCAACTAATTACCTGTACTTCACGGCTGATGAGCTTGATGCTGAAGGTACCGGACATAACAAGCCCTTATACATTACGGTTAGGTGTAAGGATTGCCTCATAGGAAAAGTACTCATTGATAATGGCTCGGCCCTTAACGTGTTGCCAAAGCACATGCTGGAAGAAATGCCGATCGATGAATCCCATATAAAGCCAAGTACTATGATGGCCAGAGCGTATGATGGCTCGCCTAGGCCAATAATTGGGACTTTAGAAGTGGAGCTATATGTGGGACCACAAATGTTCCTAGTAACACTTCAg GCTGAGGAAACAGTATCCATGATAAAGAATGTAGCTGTGCCTTTTATCGAAGCGAATGATTGCAAGGATAACAATATCCATGCCTTTGAAATTATGAACACTGACTGGGTGCCGGAGAACACAGTGCTAAGAAGGCCAaggatctcagaagcagcaaggatggcaaGTCTATGCTTTTTGAACCGCGGGATCCCATTTCAGTATAACTTTATTATCAGGATACCAGAAGGGGTTAATCTGGCAAGGATGAAAAGTGCTGCTCAAAAATTTGGGTTAGGGTACCAACCTAACCAAAAGGATTATCGGTGGGCTGCTGGTCGGAGAAGGGCAAGAAGGATGGCTAGAATTAAAGGAAGAGAGCCTGATGAAGAAAAGATAGAAATCCCTCCCCTTAGCGTGTCATTCCCAAAAGCTGCATacataatgcaacatgataaagaagCCGAAAGCCTTGATCAAGAGCTGTCAAACATGAGCATAAATACCTTGGGGGAAAACAAGGTGGAAGGAGATGACATGAAGACAGTAGCAAGAAAGGGAGACGAAGCACTCCCACAACTGACGGTCTACACCATAGAAGAAGTCTCCGCTAAGACCTTTGTGCGCAAGTTGGCTCAAGACGAGAA GCTAGTAGAACAACAGGAACAAACTTGGAAACCTGCTGCAGAGGAACTCGAAACCATCAATGTGGGTAGTGATCAGctcaagaaagagttgaaaataggtaccttaattacttctgaacaaaggataaaaatgatcaccctattacaagaatattcagatgtctttgcttggtccTATGAAGATATGCCTGGTTTGGATACAAATATTGTAGCACACAAGATACCGTTGGAAGAAGGCTGTAAGCCAATCAAGCAGAAGCTGAGGAGGGCCCACCCGGATGTCTGGATCAAGGTCAAGGCAGAACTCGAGAAGCAATGGGATGCTGGCTTTCTAGAAGTAGTTAGATATCCACAATGGGTATCTAACATTGTTGTGGTACctaagaaggaggggaagattagagtatgcgtggattttcggaatttgaataaagctagccccaaggatgattttcctctaccacacatagatgttttaGTGGACAATGCTGCCCGGAgttccacatattcctttatggatggtttttcaggatacaaccagataaaaatggctccggaggataagacgaaaacaacttttgtcacaccGTGGGGAACATTCTGCTAtaaggtcatgccatttggattgaagaatgcaggagcaacctatcaaagagcaatggtgactttgttccacgacatgatgcacaaggaaattgaggtgtatgtagacgacatgattgccaagtctaaaaGAGGAGAAGatcatgttgaagttttgaggaagtTGTTTGAGAGATTGAGGAAGTATGAATTAAGGCTCAATCCTGTAAAATGTTCATTTGGAGTTAAATCGGGTAAGctgttaggatttgtggtaagtgatagaggtatagaggtggatccagataaagtaagggccatccaagctatgtcatcccctaagacggagaaggaagtaagaggattcttgggaagGATAAACTACATTGCTCGGTTCATAGCTCAGTTAACAACGACGTGTGAACCAATATTCCGActactaaggaaaaagaatcccggaacctggaatgaggagtgtgaggaggcattcaataaaatcaagcattatttgCAAAATCCACCTTTACTGGTCCCTCCGGTATCGGTAAAACCTCTAGTATTGTATCTAACAGTGACTGAAGCAGCTatgggatgtgtattgggtcagcatgatgaaaccggaaggaaggaaagagctatttattacttaagtaagaaattcactgaatgtgagtctagatacacgGAGATAGAAAGGCTTTGTTGTGCATTGGTGTGGGCAGCAAAGAGGTTGCGGCATTACatgttatactataccacttggttgatttcaaaagtaGATCCTCTGAGGTACATTTGTAACAAGCCATTTCTCTCAAGTCGAATTGCAAGGTGGCAAGTTCTAttagcagaatatgacatagtaTACATGACAAGGAAAGCTGTAAAAGGAAGTGCAATCGCGGACCATCTGGCcgataatgctgttgaagattacgaacctttggattttgacttccctgatgaagatatattgtcaatagagaaagaagaagagaagacagattggtggacAATGTTTTTTGATGGTGCagtgaatgtatatggtaacggggctggtgcggtaataatctctcctgataagaaacagtatccagtttcggttaaactacatttcgagtgcaccaacaacacagctgagtatgaagcttgtatcCTTGGTCTAGAAGCGGCATTAGAGCtgaagataaagaagttagatgtgtacggagattcaatgttgattatctgtCAGGTTAAGGGGGAATGGCAGACCAAAGAGGAAAAGTTGAGGCCGTACCAGGAATACCTGTCCACACTAGCaaaggaatttgaagaaattagattcaCCCATCTGGGAAGGGAGGGGAACCATTTTGCAGATGCTTTGGCCACGCTAGCTGCTATGACTACCATTGATCTCAAGTGCAAGGTACAACCGGTACACATTGATATTAGAAACGACCCAGCTCActgttgcttagttgaaggagagatgGACGGACAAccttggtattatgatatcaagaaccttGTGCAAAATCATGTATATCCGGTGGGAGCTTCCAAAACGGATAAGAAAACCTTGAGAAGGTTAGCTGTAGACTTCTATCtagatggagagattttgtacaaaagatcatttgatgtaACCCtactaaggtgtttgaatgaggaagatgctagaaaggcattacgggaggtccatgaggggatttgctcaacccatgctagcgggcatatgatagcaaggaaaatccaaagggctggttatttttggatgacactagagaaagactgtatcgactatgtcaggaaatgtcatAAATGTCAAGTTTACAGTGACAAGGTCAATATGCCACCAGCTCCTCTGTTTAATCTAATATCTCCTtggccatttgcaatgtggggaattgaTGTAATTGGTCCGgttaacccaaaagctagcaaTGGGCATAGATTCATCCTTGTGGCTATTGACTACTTCACCAAATGGGTGGAAGCTAATTCGTATGCCCATGTAACACAGAAGGTAGTGAAGACGTTCATAGAAAAGGAtttgatttgtcgatatggtcctccggaaaagatagtgacagataatgcacagaatttcaatggcaaaatgataGTGGAGCTGtgtactaaatggaaaatcaagcattcgaaTTCCTCACCATACCGACCAAAAATGAATGGCGCAGTAGAAGccgccaacaagaacatcaagaagattattcagaaaatggtagtcacatacagagattggcatgagatgttgtcatTCGCTCTTCACGCATACCGCACTACAGTTAGGACCTCGACGGGAACCACTCCATATTCTTTGGTGTACGGTATGGAAGCAGTGATGCCTTTGGAAGTAGAAATCCCGTCGTTAAGAGTATTGATGGACTCCGAATTAGAAGAGGCCGAGTGGGCCAAAGTGAGATATGAGCAACTGAAcctgatcagtgaaaagaggatggctgcaatatgtcatcaccaactgtaccagaaacgaatggccaaggcatatgataagaaggttagaccgcggttgtttcaagaaggggatctagtattgaagaaaatattgtcactACCTGGAGACGATCAAAGCAAATGGGCACCGAATTACAAAGGTCCTTACATAGTAAAGAAGGCATTCTCAGGAGGAGCACTGAAGttggctagaatggatggagaagacctagctcgacctgtgaattctgactctgtaaaaagatattatgcttga
- the LOC112327286 gene encoding phenolic glucoside malonyltransferase 1, protein MAPQDSVKILDLCQVAPAYNSPESITDFSLPLTFLDIAWFKFPPAQQIIFYELTESSPTFFNLVILPRLKKSLSQTLFHFLPLAGHLVWPENSPKPILLYTPNDAISLTIAESNADLSHLSGNETRQAIESFPYIPELPTSDAKASVIALQITVFPNKGFSISIVCHHGILDGKSATTFLKAWAYICKHLEYDQQPSLPSELTPFLDRGVIKDAYGLEMIFLNQWLALTRPDTKSDSRSLKLVSNMAVSPDVVRATFQLTREDIEILRETISSQLEKVLQEELNPTKQMDYMSTFVLTCAYTVVCMVKARGGDSNRKIYFIFSADCRGRLDPPIPQNYIGNCISSQHIVIKAGVSMEECGVAMIAQRISGMIKGLEKGLFEGAKERLLELASIEPGTEIIGVTGSTRFEDYSWDFGWGRPNKVEFTGNARGGVISLARSREGTGGVEIGLALKMHEMENFVSFFVNNLKNFRQISK, encoded by the coding sequence ATGGCTCCCCAAGATTCTGTGAAAATACTAGATCTCTGCCAAGTTGCCCCAGCCTACAACTCACCCGAGTCAATCACCgacttctctctccctctcaccTTCCTAGACATTGCTTGGTTCAAATTTCCTCCAGctcaacaaattatattttatgagcTCACCGAGTCAAGTCCAACCTTCTTCAATCTAGTAATCCTCCCCAGGCTCAAAAAATCACTCTCCCAGACACTATTCCACTTTCTCCCACTTGCTGGCCATCTAGTGTGGCCAGAAAACTCCCCAAAACCCATCCTCTTATACACTCCAAATGATGCAATTTCACTCACCATAGCCGAGTCAAATGCAGACCTGAGTCATCTCTCAGGGAATGAAACTCGGCAAGCCATCGAATCGTTTCCATATATCCCTGAGCTGCCTACATCTGACGCTAAAGCTTCAGTGATCGCTTTGCAAATAACAGTGTTTCCTAACAAAGGGTTTTCTATTAGCATCGTTTGTCATCATGGAATTCTTGATGGGAAATCTGCTACAACTTTCCTCAAGGCATGGGCCTATATATGCAAACACCTAGAATATGATCAACAACCTTCGTTACCTAGTGAGCTAACCCCTTTTTTGGACAGGGGAGTTATCAAGGATGCATATGGACTTGAAATGATCTTCTTGAACCAATGGTTAGCACTGACCAGGCCGGATACAAAGTCCGACTCTCGAAGCTTGAAGTTGGTGTCAAACATGGCAGTGTCACCGGACGTAGTTCGAGCCACATTTCAGTTGACTCGTGAAGACATAGAGATCTTAAGGGAAACAATATCGTCCCAGTTGGAAAAGGTCCTTCAAGAAGAGCTAAACCCAACAAAACAAATGGACTACATGTCAACTTTTGTACTTACATGTGCTTATACAGTAGTTTGCATGGTGAAAGCCAGAGGAGGGGATAGTAATAGAAAGATTTACTTTATATTCTCAGCAGATTGTAGGGGCAGATTAGACCCTCCGATTCCACAAAATTATATTGGTAACTGTATTAGCAGCCAACACATTGTTATCAAGGCAGGAGTTTCCATGGAGGAATGTGGGGTTGCAATGATAGCACAGAGGATTAGTGGCATGATAAAAGGGCTAGAGAAGGGACTTTTTGAAGGAGCCAAGGAGAGATTACTTGAACTGGCTTCTATAGAACCGGGTACAGAAATCATTGGGGTTACTGGATCCACCCGATTTGAGGATTACAGCTGGGATTTTGGATGGGGAAGACCCAACAAAGTGGAGTTTACAGGAAATGCTAGGGGAGGAGTAATTTCTTTGGCAAGGAGTAGAGAGGGAACTGGTGGTGTTGAGATTGGTTTGGCTTTGAAGATGCATGAAATGGAAAATTTTGTTTCGTTCTTTGTGAACAACCTAAAGAACTTTAGGCAAATCTCAAAATAG